The Spiroplasma clarkii genome has a window encoding:
- a CDS encoding sugar ABC transporter ATP-binding protein, with the protein MELKMKKADMNLNKILSLNNVIKKFGDVVALKGVSLNSYKGICMAVLGENGAGKSTLMNIISGVYKKTSGEMFFEKKEWDPKNTKHAEKLGVAIIHQELNTVNEMTVLDNVFLGSEIKTKLGTINYKKELKILNEVLIEIEINIDPMKEMNRLSVAEQQMIEIAKAIIRDAKVIIMDEPTSSLSNKETLKLFEVIKKMKAQNKSIIYISHRLQEIPVVCERMTIIRDGTFIGEYLVGELSEDEIIAKMVGRSITEKFPQKIKKAGEKIFEVKHLRNDFLKNVSFEIKSNEILGFAGLVGAKRTELFKTIIGLYPKINMEMNYLGKEVNFKSPNHAIRQNFYYVTEDRKLEGLHLNESIKFNISLSSIDKLKVKFLRFISGMKEIKNSEFYFQKTLIKAPDIDRVAGNLSGGNQQKVLIAKALSANPKIIVFDEPTRGVDVGARREIYDLIYEFKKNNNGGIVVISNDLPEIIGLCDRVLVMKNGIITKEILEAEMNQETILRYAI; encoded by the coding sequence TTGGAATTAAAAATGAAAAAAGCAGATATGAATTTAAACAAAATTCTCAGCCTCAACAATGTCATAAAAAAATTTGGTGATGTTGTTGCACTTAAAGGTGTAAGTTTAAATTCATACAAAGGAATTTGTATGGCAGTTTTGGGTGAAAATGGAGCAGGAAAGTCTACTTTAATGAACATCATCTCAGGAGTTTATAAAAAAACCAGTGGGGAAATGTTTTTTGAGAAGAAAGAATGAGATCCAAAAAATACAAAGCATGCTGAAAAATTAGGAGTCGCTATAATTCACCAAGAATTAAACACAGTTAATGAAATGACTGTTTTAGATAATGTTTTTTTAGGATCAGAAATTAAAACAAAACTAGGAACAATAAACTACAAAAAAGAGTTAAAAATCTTAAATGAAGTATTGATTGAAATAGAAATAAACATTGATCCAATGAAAGAAATGAACAGGTTGTCTGTTGCTGAGCAACAAATGATTGAAATTGCAAAAGCAATTATTCGAGATGCAAAAGTTATTATTATGGATGAACCAACATCATCACTTTCAAACAAAGAAACTCTAAAATTGTTTGAAGTCATTAAAAAAATGAAAGCCCAAAATAAATCAATTATCTATATTTCACACAGATTGCAAGAAATTCCTGTAGTTTGTGAAAGAATGACAATAATTCGTGATGGAACTTTCATTGGTGAATACTTGGTTGGAGAATTAAGCGAAGACGAAATTATTGCTAAAATGGTGGGAAGAAGTATCACTGAAAAATTCCCACAAAAAATTAAAAAAGCTGGCGAAAAAATCTTTGAAGTAAAGCATTTAAGAAATGACTTCTTAAAGAATGTCAGTTTTGAAATCAAGTCAAATGAAATTCTAGGTTTTGCTGGATTAGTTGGAGCAAAAAGAACTGAACTTTTTAAAACCATAATTGGTTTATATCCAAAAATAAATATGGAAATGAACTACTTAGGTAAAGAGGTTAACTTTAAAAGTCCCAACCATGCAATTCGACAAAACTTTTACTATGTAACTGAAGACCGCAAACTTGAGGGACTTCACTTAAATGAAAGTATAAAATTTAACATTTCCCTATCATCAATTGATAAATTAAAAGTTAAATTTTTAAGATTTATTTCAGGAATGAAAGAAATCAAGAATTCAGAATTCTACTTTCAAAAAACACTTATCAAAGCTCCCGACATTGATAGAGTAGCAGGTAATCTTTCTGGTGGTAACCAACAAAAAGTACTTATTGCCAAAGCATTATCTGCCAATCCCAAAATTATTGTTTTTGATGAACCAACCAGAGGGGTTGATGTTGGAGCCAGACGTGAGATATATGATTTAATCTATGAATTTAAAAAAAATAACAATGGTGGAATTGTAGTTATTTCAAATGATTTACCAGAAATCATTGGCTTATGTGACCGAGTCCTAGTCATGAAAAATGGTATTATCACCAAAGAAATTCTTGAAGCAGAAATGAATCAAGAAACAATTTTGAGGTATGCAATATAG
- a CDS encoding ABC transporter permease subunit, with protein MNELNYFARNYSEKAIKQIAVKYDTSIQVLNTIKENYKLRKSDVIYNISSFKEANLVKNQIKVEKINSILVQKKAELEFKLNDKQIKQTEFEKLFAAENTKFLNDYGSKITQLTDCSKKYSEKMDAVIASKQIKFKEMISKFNKKIENKIQVLESKKAKTIQEIIQNKQDYIHEHEQKLLLVKTEKLSKSKEYLALQTFESDYQANKFGDLTYNQEKPILEVNLKNRADKIDKITNLNLSKLSLKVATLNFYNEQKKIRTKTNALNLLNQSKLLIIILIIAIIAGFSNQYFFTERIWINLLTNNLDLLLVAFGMTLIILTGGIDLSVGSVLAFAGAVTVKLLTKNYNIYLSLMVGLGTAMVFGLFSGWLISYVKLQPFIVTLVLMLVLRGATSILLESKATALPKDTLQFLTQPFIGKMPWTFFIAITIYLVLFILMKWYKYGRHIYAVGGNIKASYLSGIKTKMVSTSVYVFSGALVFVGTIFYISKLNSIAPTSGNQLELDAIACIALGGTSLLGGKGGVTKTLMGWFVTCVLSTAMNMIGIDGFWQMIVKGAVILIAVLSDKKFDFISKTKNLFMHLAYRI; from the coding sequence ATGAATGAATTAAATTACTTTGCAAGAAACTATAGTGAAAAAGCTATAAAACAAATTGCTGTAAAATATGACACGAGTATTCAGGTACTTAACACTATCAAAGAGAACTATAAATTGAGAAAATCTGATGTGATTTACAACATTTCAAGTTTTAAAGAAGCAAATTTAGTAAAAAACCAAATTAAGGTTGAAAAGATTAATTCTATTTTGGTACAAAAAAAAGCTGAACTAGAATTTAAATTGAATGATAAACAAATTAAGCAAACAGAATTTGAAAAACTGTTTGCAGCAGAAAACACCAAATTCTTAAATGATTATGGAAGCAAAATTACACAGTTAACAGATTGTTCAAAAAAATATAGTGAAAAAATGGATGCAGTTATTGCTTCAAAACAAATAAAATTTAAAGAAATGATCAGCAAGTTTAACAAAAAAATTGAAAATAAAATTCAAGTTTTGGAATCTAAAAAAGCTAAAACTATCCAGGAGATAATTCAAAATAAACAAGATTATATTCATGAGCATGAGCAAAAACTACTCTTGGTAAAAACAGAAAAATTAAGTAAAAGCAAAGAATACTTAGCCTTACAAACTTTTGAAAGTGATTATCAAGCAAATAAATTTGGTGATCTAACCTATAATCAGGAAAAACCAATTTTAGAAGTTAACTTAAAAAATAGAGCAGATAAGATTGATAAAATAACAAATCTTAATCTTTCAAAATTATCTTTAAAAGTAGCTACCTTAAATTTTTACAATGAACAAAAAAAGATAAGAACCAAAACTAATGCTTTGAATCTTTTAAATCAATCAAAATTACTAATTATTATTTTGATAATTGCCATCATTGCTGGATTTTCAAATCAATATTTTTTCACAGAAAGAATATGGATCAATTTATTAACTAACAATTTAGATTTACTATTAGTGGCTTTCGGGATGACTTTAATTATTTTAACTGGTGGCATTGATTTGTCAGTTGGTTCTGTACTCGCCTTTGCTGGTGCAGTTACAGTAAAACTGCTAACAAAAAACTATAACATTTATCTTTCGCTTATGGTTGGTCTAGGAACTGCTATGGTGTTTGGGCTATTTTCAGGTTGATTGATAAGTTACGTTAAACTTCAACCCTTTATTGTAACTTTAGTTTTGATGTTAGTTTTAAGAGGAGCTACTTCGATTTTACTTGAATCAAAAGCAACAGCTCTTCCAAAAGATACCTTACAGTTTTTAACTCAACCTTTTATTGGTAAAATGCCTTGAACTTTCTTTATAGCAATCACAATTTACCTTGTCTTATTTATTTTAATGAAATGGTATAAATATGGAAGACATATTTATGCAGTTGGTGGCAACATCAAAGCATCATATCTTTCAGGAATAAAAACCAAAATGGTTTCAACAAGTGTTTATGTCTTTTCAGGAGCACTAGTGTTTGTGGGTACAATCTTTTATATAAGTAAATTAAATAGTATTGCCCCAACTTCAGGTAATCAATTAGAGTTAGATGCCATTGCTTGTATAGCACTTGGTGGAACTTCTTTACTTGGAGGAAAAGGTGGAGTTACTAAAACCCTAATGGGATGGTTTGTAACTTGTGTTTTAAGTACAGCTATGAACATGATTGGTATTGATGGATTTTGACAAATGATTGTAAAAGGTGCTGTTATTTTAATAGCAGTATTATCAGATAAAAAATTTGATTTTATATCTAAAACTAAAAATTTATTTATGCATTTAGCATACAGAATATAG
- a CDS encoding sugar ABC transporter substrate-binding protein, translating to MKKLMSILGTLSVIASSSTAVVACGDSRDVIQLIVPEDPNAFWNELISTAENYVKTDTYKDKYTVKWTSSKQDSNNELKNTQSAIDGGAKAVIMGQNNPDQRAAAKYVVQNDVPLIAVNIPFADDCVDGEKPNFEVFQDAVEASKTMAEKIAKTLADNGVKDTDGKYKVYEIWGDPSTPTAKGRHKGFAESGKFDYSWFKNNDSQLDGGKGVDGQYLETKANELTTDHQAEIIAGADLIYAHSDSMARGALTALGKSTEGKNWLKPTVAGDGAIKLGGIIVGYDYDSLSIDQIAAWKTKPEENIFASIHMSAKELAEKSMKRAIEEIENSNQNKNKHTKEKIGVAVITALDPKS from the coding sequence ATGAAAAAATTAATGAGTATTTTAGGAACACTATCAGTTATTGCATCAAGTTCAACAGCAGTTGTTGCTTGTGGAGATAGCAGAGACGTTATTCAATTAATTGTCCCTGAAGATCCAAATGCATTTTGAAATGAACTAATTAGTACTGCAGAAAACTATGTTAAAACTGATACTTATAAAGATAAATACACTGTAAAATGAACAAGTTCAAAACAAGATTCGAACAATGAGTTAAAAAACACTCAATCAGCAATTGATGGAGGAGCAAAAGCAGTTATTATGGGACAAAACAATCCTGATCAAAGAGCAGCTGCAAAATATGTGGTTCAAAATGATGTTCCATTAATTGCTGTCAATATTCCTTTTGCAGATGATTGCGTTGATGGAGAAAAACCAAATTTTGAAGTATTTCAAGATGCTGTTGAAGCTTCAAAAACTATGGCAGAGAAAATAGCAAAAACACTTGCAGATAATGGAGTAAAAGATACTGATGGTAAATACAAAGTTTATGAAATTTGAGGAGATCCTTCAACTCCAACTGCAAAAGGAAGACACAAAGGATTTGCAGAGTCAGGTAAATTTGACTATAGTTGATTCAAAAATAATGACAGTCAACTTGATGGTGGCAAAGGTGTTGATGGACAGTACCTTGAAACTAAAGCAAATGAACTTACAACAGATCATCAAGCAGAAATTATAGCAGGAGCGGATTTAATTTATGCACATAGTGATTCAATGGCTAGAGGTGCATTGACTGCATTAGGTAAATCAACTGAAGGTAAAAACTGATTAAAACCAACAGTTGCTGGAGATGGAGCAATAAAACTTGGAGGTATTATTGTTGGGTATGATTATGATTCACTAAGTATTGACCAAATTGCTGCTTGAAAAACAAAACCTGAAGAAAATATCTTTGCTTCAATTCATATGTCAGCTAAAGAATTAGCTGAAAAATCAATGAAAAGAGCAATTGAAGAAATTGAAAATTCAAATCAAAACAAAAACAAACATACAAAAGAAAAAATTGGTGTTGCAGTTATTACTGCATTAGATCCAAAATCTTAG
- a CDS encoding ROK family protein, producing MRQNNKSIVIEELLKNKVISRAKLCKETNLNKATMTELIKELIDQNLVIETGMGFSNTQGGRKPVLLELNKNRGIIIAIEIDFNKILFSIHLLNGEIVLFESKKQMVDKDTIIQEILKIIEVVKTQTEFRDHEIIGMCIAVHGIVKNNKLEFSPKYNLDQVDIVAELKKTYSFPILIENEANAAAIAESTFKNETENLVNLNINSGIGAGIFMNNKLLKGSNGFAGEIGHSIYQPDGLKCICGNQGCVELYASTKALEDKILTVQNKTELDYSTIHDEFKNNSKVNEIITEGARILSIVANNIIVLLSPDLLILNGTLLRSIPEMLDMVKANIKYQYLNNTTIISSGLGERSVLYGCCAIVIKKFLNIKKAHLYISEKI from the coding sequence ATGAGACAAAACAACAAATCAATTGTTATTGAAGAATTATTAAAAAATAAAGTTATTTCCCGAGCCAAGTTATGCAAAGAAACCAATTTAAATAAAGCCACAATGACTGAACTTATTAAAGAATTGATTGATCAAAATCTTGTAATTGAAACTGGAATGGGATTTTCAAACACTCAAGGTGGTAGAAAACCAGTATTGCTTGAACTAAATAAAAATAGAGGTATTATAATAGCAATAGAAATTGATTTTAATAAAATTTTGTTTTCCATACATCTTTTGAATGGAGAGATAGTTTTATTTGAATCAAAAAAGCAAATGGTTGATAAAGACACAATAATTCAAGAGATTCTAAAAATTATTGAAGTTGTTAAAACTCAAACAGAGTTCAGAGACCATGAAATCATTGGTATGTGTATTGCGGTTCACGGAATTGTCAAAAACAACAAGTTAGAGTTTAGTCCCAAATATAATCTTGATCAAGTTGATATTGTTGCTGAATTAAAAAAAACTTATAGTTTTCCAATTTTAATTGAAAATGAGGCCAATGCTGCTGCCATTGCAGAATCAACCTTTAAAAATGAAACTGAAAATTTAGTTAATTTAAACATCAATAGTGGAATTGGTGCAGGAATCTTTATGAACAATAAGTTACTTAAAGGAAGCAATGGTTTTGCTGGAGAAATTGGTCACTCAATTTATCAACCAGATGGATTAAAATGCATTTGTGGTAATCAAGGTTGTGTTGAGTTGTATGCTTCAACAAAAGCTTTGGAGGACAAGATACTTACAGTTCAAAATAAAACTGAGCTTGATTATTCAACAATTCATGATGAGTTTAAAAACAATAGTAAAGTTAATGAAATTATAACAGAAGGTGCAAGAATCCTGTCAATTGTTGCCAACAACATAATAGTTTTGTTATCTCCAGATCTATTAATTTTAAATGGAACATTACTAAGGAGTATTCCTGAAATGCTTGATATGGTTAAAGCAAACATTAAGTATCAATATCTTAACAATACAACAATTATTAGTTCTGGACTTGGTGAAAGATCTGTATTATATGGTTGTTGTGCAATAGTTATTAAAAAATTCTTAAACATTAAGAAGGCCCATCTTTATATTTCTGAAAAAATCTAA
- the xylA gene encoding xylose isomerase, protein MEEYFKNIGPIKYEGPNTKNLFAYRHYDANKIVLGKPMKEHLKFAIAWWHTFCFEGTDAFGGPSATRSWNTSDPMQTAKNKVDAAFEMMQKMGVGYFCFHDVDIAPPGKNLQEFFQNIDVITDLIKEKMEQTGIKLLWNTVNLFSHQRYTHGAASSNYADVFAVSAATIKKGLEICKKLNGQNYVFWGGREGYEWLPNTDMKFEQANIARILKMAVDYAKEIGLDAQMLIEPKPKEPTTHQYDYDAATTMAFLMKHNLDKYFKLNLEANHATLAGHTFDHELAVAACFGALGSIDANNGETILGWDTDEFPTNALDNTLAMYQVLAAGGLGKGGINFDAKIRRTSFAIEDLILAHIAGMDSYARGLIGAAKIIEEKFLEKIVEKRYQSYSTGIGKAIVEDKENLKTLSDYAMKLKDVEIESNHVEIYKSILNDYVQ, encoded by the coding sequence ATGGAAGAGTACTTTAAAAATATAGGTCCTATCAAATATGAAGGACCAAATACTAAAAACTTATTTGCATATAGGCATTATGATGCAAATAAAATAGTTCTTGGAAAACCCATGAAAGAGCATTTGAAATTTGCAATTGCTTGATGACATACATTTTGTTTTGAGGGAACTGATGCATTTGGAGGACCATCTGCAACAAGAAGTTGAAACACTTCAGATCCAATGCAAACAGCAAAAAATAAAGTAGATGCTGCATTTGAGATGATGCAAAAAATGGGTGTTGGTTACTTTTGTTTCCATGATGTAGATATTGCCCCACCAGGTAAAAATTTACAAGAATTTTTTCAAAATATAGATGTAATTACAGATCTTATTAAAGAAAAAATGGAACAAACAGGAATTAAATTATTGTGAAATACTGTTAACTTGTTTAGTCACCAGAGATACACTCATGGTGCTGCAAGTTCAAACTATGCAGATGTTTTTGCAGTAAGTGCAGCCACAATTAAAAAAGGCTTAGAAATTTGTAAAAAATTAAATGGTCAAAATTATGTATTTTGAGGTGGTCGTGAGGGGTATGAATGATTGCCAAATACAGATATGAAATTTGAACAAGCCAACATTGCCAGAATTTTAAAAATGGCAGTTGACTATGCTAAAGAAATTGGTTTAGATGCACAAATGTTAATTGAACCAAAACCAAAAGAACCAACAACACATCAATATGACTATGATGCAGCAACAACTATGGCATTCTTGATGAAACATAATTTAGATAAATATTTCAAACTTAATTTAGAGGCAAACCATGCTACTTTAGCTGGACACACTTTTGATCATGAGTTAGCAGTAGCTGCATGTTTTGGAGCTTTGGGATCTATTGATGCCAATAATGGTGAAACCATTCTTGGTTGAGATACAGATGAGTTTCCGACAAATGCACTTGACAATACATTAGCTATGTATCAAGTTTTAGCTGCAGGAGGACTTGGTAAAGGTGGAATTAATTTTGATGCCAAAATTAGAAGAACTAGTTTTGCAATTGAAGATTTAATCTTAGCACATATTGCAGGTATGGATTCATATGCTCGTGGCCTAATTGGGGCTGCCAAAATTATTGAAGAAAAATTCTTAGAAAAAATTGTTGAAAAAAGATATCAAAGTTATTCAACAGGAATTGGTAAAGCAATTGTTGAAGACAAAGAAAATTTAAAAACACTTTCAGATTATGCAATGAAACTAAAAGATGTAGAAATTGAATCAAACCATGTTGAAATCTACAAATCAATTTTAAATGATTATGTACAATAG
- a CDS encoding FGGY family carbohydrate kinase, protein MKYVMGVDLGTSSLKIILVNKEGQNVYAVNSEYDIESIKSGFSEQNPQIWVNAFEDCLSKINSLDSTALGEVEARIFQDKCTP, encoded by the coding sequence ATGAAATATGTAATGGGTGTTGATCTAGGAACAAGTTCTTTAAAAATAATCTTAGTAAATAAAGAAGGTCAAAATGTCTATGCAGTTAATTCTGAGTATGATATTGAGTCAATAAAATCAGGGTTTAGTGAACAAAATCCCCAAATTTGGGTAAATGCTTTTGAAGATTGTTTGTCAAAAATAAATTCTTTGGATTCAACAGCTTTAGGGGAAGTTGAGGCAAGAATTTTTCAGGACAAATGCACACCCTAG
- the xylB gene encoding xylulokinase → MHTLVTLDSNCEIIRNAILWNDVRTFKECEFLNNNFKNELLTITKNIALEGFTLPKLLWLRDNEPQNYQKISKFCLPKDYLIYCLTGVLQTELSDAAGTLLLDMNTNTWSKQLCELSKISTTILPDLNSSDHLVGIIKPDFATKFGLNKSVKVFSGGADNALSALGSSIIDASVNLLSIGTSGVVLSVSQDNKLADGKLHIFNHAIKNLSYSMGVTLSAGYSLKWFKECFFKEQSYSDLMESVNNSTIGANGVLFTPWLFGERTPYLNAEVRANFMGLGANSTAADLTRSVIEGITFSLKIIYEMLNENKTYPKLISIGGGAKNKEWLQIQADIFGTEVYTIVIKTKKD, encoded by the coding sequence ATGCACACCCTAGTTACTCTTGATAGTAATTGTGAAATAATTCGCAATGCAATTTTATGAAATGATGTTAGAACTTTTAAAGAATGTGAATTTTTAAACAATAACTTTAAAAATGAATTATTAACAATAACTAAAAATATTGCACTTGAGGGATTTACCTTGCCAAAGTTATTGTGGTTAAGAGATAATGAACCTCAAAACTATCAAAAAATTTCAAAATTCTGTTTACCAAAAGATTACTTAATTTATTGCTTAACAGGAGTTTTACAAACTGAACTTTCTGATGCTGCTGGAACTTTACTTTTAGATATGAACACAAATACTTGAAGCAAGCAATTGTGTGAGCTGTCAAAAATTTCAACAACTATTTTACCAGATCTAAATAGTTCAGATCACCTAGTAGGAATTATTAAACCAGATTTTGCTACAAAATTTGGATTAAATAAATCAGTAAAAGTATTTTCTGGAGGAGCTGACAATGCACTTTCAGCACTAGGTTCATCAATTATTGATGCTAGTGTAAATTTATTAAGTATTGGTACATCTGGAGTGGTTCTTTCTGTAAGTCAAGACAACAAGCTTGCTGATGGTAAATTACATATTTTCAATCATGCAATCAAGAACTTATCTTATAGTATGGGTGTAACCTTGTCTGCAGGTTACAGTCTGAAATGATTTAAAGAATGCTTCTTTAAAGAACAAAGTTACAGTGATTTAATGGAGAGTGTTAATAATTCAACCATAGGAGCCAATGGAGTTTTGTTTACTCCATGACTATTTGGTGAAAGAACCCCATATTTAAATGCCGAAGTTCGAGCAAACTTTATGGGTCTTGGAGCAAATTCAACAGCTGCTGATTTAACTCGTTCAGTAATTGAAGGCATCACTTTTTCATTAAAAATTATTTATGAAATGCTAAACGAAAATAAAACATATCCAAAATTGATTTCAATTGGAGGTGGTGCAAAGAATAAAGAGTGATTACAAATTCAAGCAGATATTTTTGGAACTGAGGTTTATACCATTGTTATCAAAACAAAAAAGGACTAA
- a CDS encoding DDE-type integrase/transposase/recombinase → MKRNYRGKRQMKTNKHIQDIIREAALSRDKAAKRELLIKSGGSRSWFYDAIKKYKEIGEAFFIHKNKNNKHAQKRTHMQALEISRIFRDEYLNCNFRDFMRYLKADKRYDYQWVSYSYIYNILRSKNHCSKLAHKKTIKLLAKEEELKNRPQSLLVPSSATERAKENIHIAKPRTQRHGHVVEADATFWRFSDEEIWALHGYIDEASGEVLGLYFDHQETTEGYFNALKPVLKNYGTFEVLRTDKRRTFWSEKKESSPEDSRIQFAFVAKNLGIDIQSSISPQFKPRIERLWKTIKGTITTFMEQNKVTNINEANLVLPKFVEYLNNHVVTLQKDFTTNSFKKFEGDLNIILGHKSIRVVARDLTVTYEKKKYFICNFTTPLNIPRREIMIIQCCDGNLIASLGDNYYSMIEFDNEMLYKSKVVLENEGVKPEDMPQKIKNNSVWAQSNFIFFKKKYSSWYKKHSY, encoded by the coding sequence ATGAAAAGAAATTATAGAGGTAAAAGACAAATGAAAACCAACAAACATATACAAGATATTATTAGGGAGGCTGCTTTATCCAGGGATAAAGCAGCCAAAAGAGAACTTTTGATAAAAAGTGGTGGTAGTAGATCATGGTTTTATGATGCCATTAAAAAATACAAAGAAATTGGTGAGGCCTTCTTTATCCACAAAAATAAAAACAATAAGCATGCTCAAAAGCGAACCCATATGCAAGCACTAGAGATTAGCAGGATTTTTAGGGATGAGTACTTAAACTGTAATTTTAGGGATTTTATGCGCTATTTAAAAGCAGATAAAAGATATGACTATCAGTGGGTGAGTTATTCATATATTTACAATATTTTAAGATCTAAAAATCATTGCTCAAAACTGGCACATAAAAAAACTATCAAATTGTTAGCAAAAGAAGAAGAGTTGAAAAATAGACCTCAAAGTCTACTGGTTCCCTCCTCAGCTACAGAAAGAGCAAAAGAAAATATCCATATTGCAAAGCCAAGAACCCAAAGGCATGGTCATGTTGTTGAAGCTGATGCTACATTTTGAAGATTCAGTGATGAGGAGATTTGGGCATTGCATGGTTATATTGATGAGGCAAGTGGAGAGGTTTTAGGATTATATTTTGATCATCAAGAAACTACTGAAGGTTATTTCAATGCTTTGAAACCGGTCTTAAAAAATTATGGGACTTTTGAAGTGCTAAGAACTGACAAACGCAGAACTTTTTGGAGTGAAAAAAAAGAATCTTCGCCCGAAGATTCTCGAATTCAGTTTGCATTTGTAGCTAAAAACTTAGGTATTGACATCCAATCATCAATTTCACCACAATTCAAACCAAGGATTGAAAGGCTCTGAAAAACCATTAAAGGTACAATCACTACCTTTATGGAACAAAATAAAGTCACAAATATTAATGAGGCCAATCTAGTCTTACCAAAATTTGTTGAGTATTTAAATAATCATGTTGTAACCCTTCAAAAAGATTTTACTACAAATTCATTCAAAAAATTTGAGGGAGATCTAAATATTATTTTGGGACACAAATCAATTAGAGTGGTTGCAAGAGATCTAACTGTTACCTATGAAAAGAAAAAGTACTTTATATGCAATTTCACAACACCATTAAATATACCCAGACGAGAGATTATGATAATTCAATGTTGTGATGGTAACCTTATCGCATCACTTGGTGATAACTATTATAGTATGATTGAATTTGATAATGAAATGCTCTACAAATCAAAAGTTGTTCTTGAAAATGAAGGAGTGAAACCTGAAGATATGCCACAAAAAATTAAAAACAACTCTGTCTGAGCTCAATCAAACTTTATCTTTTTTAAGAAAAAATACTCAAGTTGATATAAAAAGCACTCCTATTAA